In Choloepus didactylus isolate mChoDid1 chromosome X, mChoDid1.pri, whole genome shotgun sequence, a genomic segment contains:
- the LOC119522607 gene encoding nucleosome assembly protein 1-like 1 — protein sequence MADIDNLPRVVKRRVNALKNLQVKCAQIEAKFYEEVHDLERKYAVLYQPLFDKRFEIINAIYEPTEEECEWKPDEEDEISEELKEKAKIEEEKKDEEKEDPKGIPEFWLTVFKNVDLLSDMVQEHDEPILKHLKDIKVKFSDAGQPMSFVLEFHFEPNEYFTNEVLTKTYRMRSEPDDSDPFSFDGPEIMGCTGCQIDWKKGKNVTLKTIKKKQKHKGRGTVRTVTKTVSNDSFFNFFAPPEVPESGDLDDDAEAILAADFEIGHFLRERIIPRSVLYFTGEAIEDDDDDYDEEGEEADEEGEEEGDEENDADYDPKKEQNPAECKQQ from the coding sequence ATGGCAGACATTGACAACTTGCCTAGGGTAGTTAAAAGACGAGTGAATGCCCTCAAAAACCTTCAAGTTAAATGTGCACAGATAGAAGCCAAATTCTATGAGGAAGTTCATGATCTTGAAAGAAAGTACGCTGTTCTCTATCAGCCTCTATTTGATAAGCGATTTGAGATCATCAATGCAATTTATGAACCTACAGAAGAAGAATGTGAATGGAAACCAGATGAGGAAGATGAAATTTCGGAGGAGCTGAAAGAAAAGGCCAAgatagaagaagagaaaaaggatgaagaaaaagaagaccccaaaggAATTCCTGAATTTTGGTTGACTGTTTTTAAGAATGTTGACTTGCTCAGTGATATGGTTCAGGAACATGATGAACCTATTCTGAAGCACTTGAAGGATATTAAAGTGAAGTTCTCCGATGCTGGTCAGCCTATGAGTTTTGTCTTAGAATTTCACTTTGAACCCAATGAGTATTTCACAAATGAAGTGTTGACAAAGACATATAGGATGAGGTCAGAACCAGATGATTCTGATCCCTTTTCTTTTGATGGACCAGAAATTATGGGTTGTACAGGGTGTCAGATAGattggaaaaaaggaaagaatgtcaCTTTGAAAACCATTAAAAAGAAGCAGAAACACAAGGGACGTGGGACAGTTCGTACTGTGACTAAAACTGTCTCCAATgactctttctttaatttttttgctcCTCCTGAAGTTCCTGAGAGTGGAGATCTGGATGATGATGCTGAAGCTATCCTTGCTGCAGACTTTGAGATTGGCCACTTTTTACGTGAGCGTATAATCCCAAGATCAGTGTTATACTTTACTGGAGAAGCTattgaagatgatgatgatgattatgatgaagaaggtgaagaagcagatgaggaaggggaagaagaaggAGACGAGGAAAATGATGCAGACTATGACCCCAAGAAGGAACAAAATCCAGCAGAGTGCAAGCAGCAGTGA